One Candidatus Devosia phytovorans genomic window carries:
- a CDS encoding PilZ domain-containing protein translates to MKSWIEKRQHKREALRIAATAVMQDGLVRQDVLVVNLSRSGAMVELCESIDLSDDFTLLFNHSLEPCHVVWRQAQFAGVQFSHVMTDEQQSHFDSSQIVDVVQDEPVRQVPRGH, encoded by the coding sequence ATGAAAAGTTGGATCGAAAAACGTCAGCACAAGCGCGAGGCCTTGCGCATTGCTGCCACCGCCGTAATGCAGGACGGCCTGGTGCGCCAGGACGTTCTGGTGGTCAATCTGTCCCGTTCAGGCGCCATGGTCGAGCTCTGTGAGTCGATCGACCTGTCTGATGACTTCACCCTGCTGTTCAACCACTCGCTGGAGCCCTGCCACGTCGTTTGGCGCCAGGCCCAGTTCGCCGGCGTGCAGTTTTCGCACGTGATGACCGACGAGCAGCAATCCCACTTTGACTCGAGTCAAATCGTTGACGTTGTACAGGACGAACCCGTCCGGCAAGTCCCCCGCGGCCACTGA
- a CDS encoding porin family protein — MNKFVLAAIAGVLSTSTAFSADLLILDQPAVTAQTSAYDWSGFYAGVNLGYGWSEYELGDVAGTVVIDDIDGVLGGAQVGYNHDFGGFVLGAEADFQFSDLSRELAVAGIGSFDVGIESFGTVRARAGVAVDRFLPYVTGGVAWANGSATVVDALAGTILDEDETYVGYAIGAGLEYAVTDNITVKGEYLYADFGSKDFAVVGGTLDTDLTAHVARVGLNYKF, encoded by the coding sequence ATGAATAAGTTTGTACTTGCCGCTATTGCCGGCGTTCTTTCGACATCGACCGCTTTCTCCGCTGATCTGCTCATTCTCGATCAGCCCGCGGTCACGGCTCAGACCAGTGCCTATGACTGGTCCGGCTTTTATGCCGGCGTGAATCTTGGCTATGGCTGGTCGGAATATGAGCTGGGTGACGTTGCCGGCACAGTTGTGATCGACGATATCGACGGCGTCCTGGGCGGTGCTCAGGTTGGTTACAACCACGATTTCGGCGGCTTTGTGCTCGGCGCTGAAGCCGACTTCCAGTTTTCTGATCTGAGCCGCGAACTCGCAGTTGCCGGTATCGGTAGCTTCGATGTCGGTATCGAATCGTTCGGCACTGTTCGTGCTCGCGCCGGCGTAGCCGTTGACCGCTTCCTCCCTTACGTAACGGGCGGTGTTGCCTGGGCCAATGGTTCGGCAACTGTCGTCGACGCGCTTGCTGGCACCATCCTTGATGAAGACGAGACTTACGTCGGCTACGCCATTGGCGCCGGTCTTGAATACGCCGTCACCGACAACATCACCGTGAAGGGTGAATACCTGTACGCTGACTTCGGCAGCAAGGATTTTGCTGTTGTCGGCGGCACGCTCGATACCGACCTGACCGCCCACGTTGCGCGCGTTGGCCTGAACTACAAGTTCTAG
- the secE gene encoding preprotein translocase subunit SecE, protein MMARPNPIQFLQQVRQETAKVTWPGRNEVLISTVMVLVLVILASLFFLAADQVISWLVGLMLSIR, encoded by the coding sequence CTGATGGCCCGTCCGAACCCGATCCAGTTCCTGCAGCAAGTCCGGCAGGAAACCGCCAAGGTTACCTGGCCGGGTCGGAACGAAGTCCTGATCTCCACGGTCATGGTCCTCGTGCTGGTTATCCTGGCGAGCCTGTTCTTCCTGGCTGCCGATCAGGTTATTTCCTGGCTCGTCGGTCTGATGCTTTCGATCCGCTAG